The sequence below is a genomic window from Vidua macroura isolate BioBank_ID:100142 chromosome 10, ASM2450914v1, whole genome shotgun sequence.
AAAGTGGTGGTAATATTCACAGTGATTCCCTGGTTTGTTGGTGGTATTAAACCTTTTAGAGGCATAAGGTTGCAGTTCTGCagatatatatatgtgtattaCATGCAGGCACTCAGGTTTAAGGTCTCTTGGGTCCAACAGCTGACCCTAAACCAGAataccttttcattttcttttcctattgaAACACTGCAGACAAAGGGTGCCACAAAGCTCACAGTCTTATGCTGAACATGCTGTCAGCTTTTGAGAGATTCATTGACTCATTCCCTGCATTTTCAGTCAAATCTGATCATCCTCTCCTATCTGATGATTCAccatatttttagaaatttgtTTATCAAAGAGCTGCTACCTCTACCCAATGGCTTTTAGATGGACTCCTGCTGACCTGCTGCTCTTAACTGTGGAACCTGTGCTCTGTTTTCAAAACATCCTCATCTTTACAAGGGCTTTGGAGTTAATGTGCTGTGCAGCAAGCAAAATAGCCTTTCATTCAGCCAGCTCCTCAGTGTGCAAGTGGACAGGGAGTCCCTACATCACCTGGGAAGGGATAACCCTGGCAGCTGGAAGATTCCCATGTTAAATCCCAGCTGGTAGTATGAACggagaaaagcaaaaccatgGTGCTTTGCTCTTCACTGTAATCAGGCCATGTGTCCTGCCAGCAGCATACTTGTTTCTATTTAGGAAGCTTGTCTGGAGAGTATTATAGGACTCAGCAGAATGCAGCTACAAAATCCTTGTAATTTTATCAAGCACATTAGACTAACAATGGCAAGAGCCTTATATCCAGTAGTAGATCCTGCCAAAGACACACATGACTAAaaccttcctcctttccctaaTTTGAAGTCTTTCTCAGTATAGTCAGCACTCTTATCTCCAGATTACTCAACTGTGCAACTCAATAGCTAGAGAATGGTTCTGAATTATGAATGATTGCTTTGTTTAAAATCCAGTagctttcccctttttttttttttttttttcttttatgtagaAACTTCTGACTTCTCTGCTCAGACTTTGCCAGAGTCTGGAATGATTGTATCTTCACAGAAATCCGAGTTGTAATCTTCATAGTGATTGCGAACATTAACTTTATAATCCTCACTTGGAAATGTAGTAATGAAGTATAGGTACAGCAATAAACTGGAACAGgaaacaaggagcagaagggaTTAGGGTAGAGATTGAAAAACTTCTAGGGAAGGATAAGGTTAGGCTAATGGTGAGGATGTGGTAAGAGACCTGCTGCATCAGGGCATTGCAAGGATTGGGAGCAAGTGAGGAAAGTGAGGCTCCTGTGCTTCTCCCTGGTCCCCCCAGCATCAGGGGAAGCCACCAATGACTGTATGGACAACTGGCAGTGTACCTGTCACACAAATGGATATAGCTACGGCTGCCCTTCCTGCAGACCCCTGGCTCCTGGGATGGCTGCTGGTGAGAACAGCAGTCAGGATGCCTGGCAAGAGCAGGGCAGTTCAGATGTCTTCAGCCATTAAACACATCTCTatctgccccccacccccaggTGGGtttgtatgggtttttttccatttagcaGGAGATGTCCTATTGGAGAAGGATGTTGTCCTCAAATTGATGTCCTGCATTCCTAAAGCCATTTTCATGCTCTGGGTGAATGGAATACTATACTGCTAATATACACTATGATCAGTTATTTTAACCTGCTAGTAGTACTATTTATATAAATGTGAATTGATACTTTTCTCCCAAAGCCCCATTGGCATTTAAAAGCTGGCTCTTGTGTATTTCAGTACTACTATTTATGCTAAGCATGAAACAATCACAGGTCAAACCTTGTAAAGTTATGACTAGCTTTAAAGTTGAAATTTTTGTACAGTATAGATACTGTCCTTTATTTAATACAGTATCTCTCACTGAGGTCTGTCCTTCACTAATACAGTTGTCTGAATTTTGTAATATCCTCATTTCTTCAGTAAAACCAGTCAAACTTCCTTTCCAAAGTAGGTTTCTTCTGCCCCTTATTGCCTCTTCTAGGAGCCTGCTGTTTTGTGATCTGAAATAGTGCAATATCAGAGTTGTTAGTGATTACGATTGCTATCTCAGTCTCTATATTTCTAGTCTCTGCCACACTGATCCTGATTTCCCTACTCCTGTTCTGGGTAAGTCTTTACTCCCTTTGCTGAGGCATCTGATTTTGCTGGAGGAGGGGGTGGTGCCCTCTTCTCACCACCGCAAACTGGTGATGCTCCTCCtgttccccagggcaggggcagaaaaggaagcaaagcTGTTGTTTGCACAAGGTAAGGAGGATGGGTAGGAGAGGATGTAAAGGGTTTACCTAGGGAAGATGTGCCACAGGGTGGGGAGAGCTGCCTGGGTAAGAaacaggagagaggagagatcTTTGCTGTGCTGAGCCTCCCCCAGACCTCAGTGACACCATGTCCAACCATCACACGGGGGTTGGAGGTGTGTGGCCAGGACTCGGATTTCTGGTGCCAGGCAGAGGAATGCTCTTCCCCGGCCATGGCCCTGGTGTTAACCATGTTGCTTTGTTTGCTCTAGATACACTTTATACTGCTGTTCAGTCGGCAGGGGAAGTTAAGGCTTCAGAAATGGTACACGACGCTACCtgataaagagaagaaaaagatcaTTCGAGAAAttattcagattattttgtCTCGCAATCAAAAAACAAGTAGTTTTGTTGACTGGAAAGACCTCAAGCTTGTTTACAAAAGGTGTGAGTAATTTTGTAAGAACGTATAATCACTATTCATATGAATAACTCATGctaggagaggaaaaagaaaggttcacttaaggaaaagcagcaaacaacACTCATAGTGCTGGGCTGAGTTAGGAGCCTGCCATTGGCAATCTGAGTATAACAAGGCAGTGTCCCTGGACAAACCAGCAGGGTAATTGTGGGGTGGAAAATACTGGTACAGTCTGGCAAATGAGAAACACAGGAGTAACCTAATAGGTATTGGTGTTTAGAAGGCAATGACTACCCCTTCAAATTGCACAGGGTAGCCTGGCTGAGATGTGTGTGCTGGGTTTTATCAGCATTGGAGATTGGAGGAACTGTTCCAAGGTGCTTTCATAATTCTGtcacattttggttttgaaatatttgttgcTCTGGAAAGTATtaattctcatttccttttccaaagaaatCACTGGTCCCCAGTTACACGATGCCTAATATTAACTGCCTGTTTGTTCTCCCAAAGTTGTAGCAAACAAATGTAGCCTTAATGTGTAGTACACTGGGTAAATTAATCATCTCCCATTTAGCAAAAACTGAGTTCCATGCTGTGATGGGAGGGATATAAACATCTGATCAGAAGCTGTGACAAGTTGGCCTCCAGCTACAGTATCAGCAAGCTGAATAGATCTTGGGTTGGTTTAAACATAAAGTTTTGGTACAAGTTAGTTACAAAGCTTCTTTGGTCTAAGCAGCTTCATACATTCTAGCCCTCTGTAAAACACTGTCATTTGAGAGCCAGCAGGCTTACTGAGATGTAACTTCTTTCATCtttgccttatttttattttttaattagaaggAGTAGCTCCTCCTACAGTTTAATTAACCCCACTTACTGTAGTGCTgttgcagcaggaggaggagctcTGAAGGAACTACTTACTACTGATTTATTGCTTGTTTCAGTGTTACAGGTGTCCCACTTTACCAGGGGTGGAGTTGATTCTTCtaactaaaataataatttgtttaaatCATCTGAACTTTGAAAGTGTTCTCTGGGACACTGTaagagtgaaagaaaatgtttattttagaaACTAGATAAGAATTAACTGTCATATGAATGACGTGTAAGAGATGAGCAGAGCACTGAGGTCCCAGCTATTCACTGACATGGTTTTGCCTGTTTTTGCCTGTTTCCCCAGGTATGCTAGTTTGTATTTCTGCTGTGCAATAGAAGACCAGGATAACGAGCTCCTGACACTAGAGGTCGTTCATCGATATGTGGAGCTCCTGGACAGATACTTTGGAAACGTAGGTTTCACTTTCTCCCATGAACTCATTCCTGTCTGTCTGATAAACAAAATTATGTGGAGctgattttctttgtgttccatCTGCTGCACTTGCCCTGCAGGAGCTCTCAGTCcagaatgaaattaattattagAGTATTTTATAAAACAGTGCTGAAATGGTTATAAGATtgttttttccatccttttttcctcttgaccAGAATAAATCTTGATGCTTTGTATGTCTGTCTTGGTATAGAATTTGAAGGGAAAGCTTCAGGAAACATTATTTCAAAAACTCAAAACAGGTAAAAGTACTTTAATTCTCTCTCCTGACATCTTCAGGTatactggttttgtttgtctCATAATACTGTGTAACAATTAAGGACATAGAGGCAAAAGATAAAATCAATGTGTTTTTAAGGTCCAAATAAGTCTTTCAGTAAGTCTTTAGAGAATATAAGAGACCCATCttttctctgaatatttttgaaattttcctGCCTACCTTAATTCATATCTTAGTTAAGTCAGCGTGCCATGACATGTCTGTACTGCCTCAAAACTAAAAAGCAGTTAGTTGGTGGCTGTTGCTGGGCAGGGAATTGTCTTGCTCTGTGAAACTGTGAACCTAGGGGTAACCCATACTGCAAGGGCTGTGTAGAACCTGTGATAGGGTTAGTGGGCCAGGAAGTCAGCTTGGATCTCTGACAACCAACATGAACTTAATAATAAGTGGACTATCTTTGCTGTAAGTCTGTATATGTGGAGAGAACATGTGCAGAAGCTTCAACATTACATAACATGCAGTTTGTTTCTTCACCCTGCTACCTGCCACAGGGGTGCTTATGCTGAGGATGTTTGATCATCACAACAGCTTTTGGCCTAGTAGTGCTTAAAATACTGTAAACATGGTTTAAACATGGTTGTGGCCTCTTGTTCTGGCAGGTGTGCGAGCTGGATATTatctttaattttgaaaaagctTATTTTATTCTTGATGAGTTTATAATTGGTGGAGAAGTACAAGAGACTTCAAAGAAGACTGCAGTGAAAGCCATAGAAGAGTCTGACATGTTGCAGGAGGTAAGGCAGAGGAGGACAAAAGGCAAACACCTCATCTTCATACATCTTCCTTGTTTGACAGGAGATGAAAACACAGCTAAGCACTTCTGGTACTTAATTATCCAAGTGTGTATTACATTCAGTTTCAACAGGCACAGCAGTGCAGTTACATAAGCTTTCAATTCAACCCTTTTGGTATCTGGAGGGTCTTTTTATAAAGCTGTTGCTCTCTTGCAGCTTAACTGCTAGAGTTTACTAAGAAATAGTTTAAGATGTATCTAAGATACTTCTTTAATATAAGAACATAATCTAAGCTCATATTTTATGTATGCATATGTACatgtaaatacagaaaaatctcttctaTTTCACTAATAGCATTGGAAACATGACCTGCTATTAACGTTTAAAATTGGAAAGAGTATGTGCTGGCAAACTCTGCTTTCATTCAGAAGCACCTGTGTGGTTTCTCTGCAGTGCACAGATATGTAACCCTTTTTCAGAACCCTGCAGGAATTCTTTTGTAACTTGGAATGTAATGAGTAACACTGAGCAGGGATGGCAAAAATAGTTGGATGTGATGggtttcattcatttttttctcttggtagTGAAGGATCCATTACAATCCTGAAGGGAGCAGCACAGTGGTAGAACTGGCTTGGGCCGTGCTGTGGGAGTTGAGCAGGTTTcacctgctctgccctgtgcacACAGAACTCAGCCACTGTGTGGAAAGGCCACTGGTGTGATGAGTTTAGCCACAGCCGTGCTATGGCATGATTTAAACGTCAGATTTCCATAAtgcatctgtttcttttttttttttttttgtttctagacAGTGGAAGAATACATGAACAAGCCTGCATTTTAATGTTAAACTACCTGGAGAGAGAACTGCTGTATGCACCTCTAAAGTGCACTTCCTGAAATTCTTCCCAATGTGCCAGATCCTCAGAGGAGTACCAAAATCCAATAACTGAAGGGGTTTGTTTGTATAATGGTGAAGATGAAGGTCAGCTAATGTAGCAAAGGGTTTAACAACTCTGTGCTTTGCATTACTCTGTATATGAGTTTCTCAGAGTTGTTATTGCCCCAGTCTAGTTTCTCTTCTCGTTGCTGGACTCAGCTCTTGTTTTGTACCACGTCTTTTAGCTACGGGTTTTGTCATCACAAGATGCTCCTCTGACAATACTTTGAAGAGGTGTTTCTACTAGTTTTTTTCACTGCTGACTGTATGACTCTACTTTTGTACAAATGTCCATTATTTTGAATGTAATGGTTATTCTGctgtaataataatttttttctaaaagccAAATTGTTGTGGGCCCTGATTTCACAAACTTGTTGTGACAAGATTAACTGTTGAAGTATATGAGGAAATAGGTGTCTCTTTGGGGCAGCTCCTTTCTTTCACTgtcctccttctcttttctgctctAGTCTGCTAATAAGGCTGCTACAACTGCTCCTAGAGTGCATTCCATGCCTCCTTTCAATCTGGAAGACTGTTTGAAGGTAGGCTTCTCCTAAGTTCACTGAagcc
It includes:
- the AP1S3 gene encoding AP-1 complex subunit sigma-3 isoform X2 — its product is MIHFILLFSRQGKLRLQKWYTTLPDKEKKKIIREIIQIILSRNQKTSSFVDWKDLKLVYKRYASLYFCCAIEDQDNELLTLEVVHRYVELLDRYFGNVCELDIIFNFEKAYFILDEFIIGGEVQETSKKTAVKAIEESDMLQETVEEYMNKPAF
- the AP1S3 gene encoding AP-1 complex subunit sigma-3 isoform X1, translating into MQKDNVMKVLRKLIHFILLFSRQGKLRLQKWYTTLPDKEKKKIIREIIQIILSRNQKTSSFVDWKDLKLVYKRYASLYFCCAIEDQDNELLTLEVVHRYVELLDRYFGNVCELDIIFNFEKAYFILDEFIIGGEVQETSKKTAVKAIEESDMLQETVEEYMNKPAF